A DNA window from Medicago truncatula cultivar Jemalong A17 unplaced genomic scaffold, MtrunA17r5.0-ANR MtrunA17Chr0c01, whole genome shotgun sequence contains the following coding sequences:
- the LOC25480607 gene encoding transcription factor FAMA isoform X2: protein MEKDNDYSAPPMPSSFNTLDYSLDHHHHQQQQQYEQLLKYRVGETSGENNNGMVDNYMPQTQTSGGFYGANSFDKMSFADVMQFADFGPKLALNREESGENDERFKLTSVEDKSRDQQDHEEARVSDENNSVQEKNCAVVQENNKKRKRPRTVKTSEEVESQRMTHIAVERNRRKQMNEHLRVLRSLMPGSYVQRGDQASIIGGAIEFVRELEQLLQCLESQKRRRLLGEAQSKQVGDSSLASTQQQPPFFPATLPNDQMKLVEMETGLQEETAESKSCLADVEVKLLGFDAMIKILSRRRPGQLIKTIAALEDMQLIILHTNITTIEQTVLYSFNVKVASDTRFTAEDIASSVQQILSFIHANTSM from the exons ATGGAGAAAGATAATGACTATTCG GCACCACCCATGCCATCAAGTTTTAACACACTTGATTACTCtcttgatcatcatcatcatcaacaacagcaacaataCGAACAGCTTTTGAAGTATCGAGTTGGCGAAACATCGGGTGAAAACAACAACGGAATGGTGGATAATTACATGCCTCAGACACAAACTTCAGGAGGATTTTATGGTGCAAAttcttttgataaaatgagTTTTGCAGATGTGATGCAGTTTGCAGATTTTGGACCTAAATTAGCCTTAAACCGCGAAGAATCAG GAGAAAATGACGAGAGGTTCAAATTAACAAGCGTGGAGGATAAATCAAGAGATCAACAAGATCACGAAGAAGCTCGAGTTTCTGACGAGAACAACTCGGTGCAAGAGAAGAATTGTGCAGTAGTGCAAGAGAACAACAAGAAGAGGAAGAGACCAAGAACTGTTAAGACaagtgaagaagttgagagtCAACGTATGACTCACATAGCTGTTGAAAGGAATCGAAGGAAACAAATGAATGAACATCTTCGTGTTCTTAGATCCCTCATGCCTGGTTCATACGTGCAAAgg GGTGATCAAGCTTCTATAATTGGAGGGGCTATAGAGTTTGTGAGGGAATTGGAACAACTTCTTCAGTGTCTAGAATCACAAAAGAGAAGAAGACTGCTAGGAGAAGCACAATCAAAACAAGTTGGGGATTCATCTCTTGCATCAACACAACAACAGCCTCCATTTTTTCCAGCTACTTTACCAAATGACCAGATGAAGTTAGTTGAGATGGAAACTGGACTTCAAGAAGAAACTGCAGAGAGTAAGTCATGTTTGGCTGATGTAGAAGTGAAACTTCTAGGATTTGATGCAATGATTAAAATTCTCTCAAGGAGAAGGCCTGGACAGTTGATCAAGACCATTGCTGCTCTTGAAGATATGCAGCTCATTATCCTTCACACAAACATCACCACTATTGAACAAACAGTTCTTTATTCATTCAATGTCAAG GTAGCTAGTGATACAAGGTTCACGGCTGAAGATATAGCAAGCTCTGTTCAGCAGATACTAAGTTTTATTCATGCAAACACTAGCATGTga
- the LOC25480607 gene encoding transcription factor FAMA isoform X1, with protein sequence MEKDNDYSAPPMPSSFNTLDYSLDHHHHQQQQQYEQLLKYRVGETSGENNNGMVDNYMPQTQTSGGFYGANSFDKMSFADVMQFADFGPKLALNREESGIEDPVYFLKFPVLNNKIEDQNLMLSGDDGLGENDERFKLTSVEDKSRDQQDHEEARVSDENNSVQEKNCAVVQENNKKRKRPRTVKTSEEVESQRMTHIAVERNRRKQMNEHLRVLRSLMPGSYVQRGDQASIIGGAIEFVRELEQLLQCLESQKRRRLLGEAQSKQVGDSSLASTQQQPPFFPATLPNDQMKLVEMETGLQEETAESKSCLADVEVKLLGFDAMIKILSRRRPGQLIKTIAALEDMQLIILHTNITTIEQTVLYSFNVKVASDTRFTAEDIASSVQQILSFIHANTSM encoded by the exons ATGGAGAAAGATAATGACTATTCG GCACCACCCATGCCATCAAGTTTTAACACACTTGATTACTCtcttgatcatcatcatcatcaacaacagcaacaataCGAACAGCTTTTGAAGTATCGAGTTGGCGAAACATCGGGTGAAAACAACAACGGAATGGTGGATAATTACATGCCTCAGACACAAACTTCAGGAGGATTTTATGGTGCAAAttcttttgataaaatgagTTTTGCAGATGTGATGCAGTTTGCAGATTTTGGACCTAAATTAGCCTTAAACCGCGAAGAATCAGGTATCGAAGACCCGGTTTATTTTCTCAAGTTTCCTGTCTTAAACAATAAGATAGAAGACCAAAACTTGATGTTAAGTGGTGATGATGGGTTAGGAGAAAATGACGAGAGGTTCAAATTAACAAGCGTGGAGGATAAATCAAGAGATCAACAAGATCACGAAGAAGCTCGAGTTTCTGACGAGAACAACTCGGTGCAAGAGAAGAATTGTGCAGTAGTGCAAGAGAACAACAAGAAGAGGAAGAGACCAAGAACTGTTAAGACaagtgaagaagttgagagtCAACGTATGACTCACATAGCTGTTGAAAGGAATCGAAGGAAACAAATGAATGAACATCTTCGTGTTCTTAGATCCCTCATGCCTGGTTCATACGTGCAAAgg GGTGATCAAGCTTCTATAATTGGAGGGGCTATAGAGTTTGTGAGGGAATTGGAACAACTTCTTCAGTGTCTAGAATCACAAAAGAGAAGAAGACTGCTAGGAGAAGCACAATCAAAACAAGTTGGGGATTCATCTCTTGCATCAACACAACAACAGCCTCCATTTTTTCCAGCTACTTTACCAAATGACCAGATGAAGTTAGTTGAGATGGAAACTGGACTTCAAGAAGAAACTGCAGAGAGTAAGTCATGTTTGGCTGATGTAGAAGTGAAACTTCTAGGATTTGATGCAATGATTAAAATTCTCTCAAGGAGAAGGCCTGGACAGTTGATCAAGACCATTGCTGCTCTTGAAGATATGCAGCTCATTATCCTTCACACAAACATCACCACTATTGAACAAACAGTTCTTTATTCATTCAATGTCAAG GTAGCTAGTGATACAAGGTTCACGGCTGAAGATATAGCAAGCTCTGTTCAGCAGATACTAAGTTTTATTCATGCAAACACTAGCATGTga
- the LOC25480606 gene encoding 5'-deoxynucleotidase HDDC2 — translation MAINNYASSRYYCMSPLHHHHHHRRSIHVLRNYAPLVLVRSHTQKHEPSSSSAIDFLTLCHTLKTTKRKGWVNHGIKGAESIADHMYRMALMSLIASHVPGLSRERCIKIALVHDIAEAIVGDITPSDGVPKAVKSRMEQEALNKMCQVLGGGMRADEIQELWLEYENNSSLEANVVKDFDKVEMILQALEYELEHGKVLDEFFISTAGKFQTEIGKSWAAEIISRRKSLSAKK, via the exons atggCGATTAATAATTACGCAAGCAGTCGGTATTATTGTATGTCACCactgcatcatcatcatcatcatcggcGGTCGATTCATGTTCTCCGCAACTACGCTCCGCTCGTTTTGGTTCGTTCCCATACTCAGAAACATGAaccctcttcttcttctgctATCGATTTTCTCACTCTCTGCCACACTCTCAAG ACCACAAAGAGGAAAGGATGGGTTAATCATGGGATAAAAGGAGCTGAATCCATAGCTGACCATATGTACCGTATGGCTTTGATGTCACTCATTGCTTCTCATGTTCCTGGATTGAGTAGAGAAAG ATGTATTAAAATTGCTCTCGTCCATGATATTGCAGAAG CTATTGTTGGAGATATAACACCATCTGATGGTGTGCCTAAGGCTGTAAAGAGCCGAATGGAGCAGGAAGCTTTAAACAAAATGTGCCAAGTTCTTGGTGGAGGGATGAGAG CTGACGAGATCCAAGAACTGTGGTTGGAGTATGAAAACAATTCTTCTTTAGAGGCTAATGTTGTTAAAGATTTTGACAAG GTTGAAATGATTCTACAAGCACTGGAATATGAATTGG AGCATGGAAAAGTACTAGatgaatttttcatttcaaCTGCAG GGAAGTTTCAAACTGAAATAGGTAAAAGTTGGGCAGCCGAAATCATTTCAAGAAGAAAATCTTTATCAGCAAAAAAGTAA